The DNA sequence GACGGACAAAAGGTAGTGTGCAAGGTGGATATAAGGCCCTTTAGATGTTACATAGAATAAACTGGGCTTTGGCCCTTGCCCTGGCTTTCTCTTTTCTTTTTGCTCTCCTTCCCCATATCCTTGAGATAAGGCAATACTTTAAAAATCAAGACCTTTTCTTTTTGGATGGAAAGCCGTTTATTCAAAACCCGGATGGATACTTCTTTGGAAGGCTTGCCAAGGAGTGGGCTGAGGGGGGGTGGGAAGAGATGGATGATTTGAGAAACTTCCCAGAGGATGGGATTAAGTATAAATACATACCCCTTATAAGTTTTATTTATGGCTCCCTGATCAAGCTTACCGGTCTCCCCTTAGAGTGGGTTGGTTTTTGGTTTTCTCCCATACTGGGAAGCTTGTTTGTTATTCCTTTGGTACTCTTTTGGTATTTTGCGGGCAATCTTTTGTTGGGTTTTGGAACTGCCATCATAACCGCCCTTTCTAGCGCCTATCTTATGAGGGTTTTTGTTTTGGATATAGACACGGACAGCATGAACCTATTCTTTATCTTTTCCATAGCTCTCTTTCTTCTTCTCTCTTACAAAAACATGGAAAAAAGGCGTGCCTATCTATACTGCTCACTCGCCCTTCTGTTTAGTTTTCTGTTTTACTGGTGGTATGCTCATACGGAGTTCTTTGTTCTTTCCTTTCTTGGCTTTTGGCTTTTGGTGTGGAAAAGTGGAAGGCTTTTCCTTTTCTCTATATTTGGCTTTTTAGTACTCTGGGTAGGCATATCTTACATGACTGGTTATTTTTTAGGACTGGACATTCTCTACAGGTTATTTCTTTACTTTGGTTTTAATCTACCTGTAGTGGAATCGCAGACTGTTCCCGAAGTGCTCAGAACTATCGGCGAACAGTCTAAGGTGACCTTCCTTAGAACTTCCACCCTTTATTTTTCTTCTGAGATACCCTTTTACATAGCCTTGTTCTCTTTTCCGCTGTTCTTGCTGAGATATATAAAGACTAACCTCTTACTTCTTCCCTTGTTCGTGCTTTTTCTTTTTGCCATACTGCATGGTAACAACAGACTTTACCTTTATGTTAGCCCCATAATAGGGGCGAGTTTTGTTTATGGTGTGTATCTAATATCAAAATTAAAGAGCTATATGGAAAAGAAGAGTTTGAAGCTCTTCGTGAGTTATGCCTTTCCCCTGCTTATGCTTTTTATAGCTATAAACTGGCTTTCTCTGCTGGATAGGTTTCCGGGTCATTTTATAAGTAAGGAAGTTGTTAAGGATCTAAAAAAGCTCAAAGAGCTCACACCGGAAGGATCCAAAATACTAACCTGGTGGGATTACGGTTATGCCATTGCCTACTATTCAAAGCGTGTAGTTTTTCACGATGGGGGCTCCCAGTTTTCTACAAAAACCCCCCTCATAGCTTATGGGTTTATGAACGAAGAAAAGAAGGCTTATAGAATATTCTCCTGCGTCTCTGACCCTGTTTTCAATCTTAAAGCCTTCCAGCAAGTAAAGGAAAAGGGACTCTTTAAAGCTCTTGAGGGGATTGTAGAATACTGCAAGAAAGCACCCCATCCAAGAATTTA is a window from the Thermocrinis sp. genome containing:
- a CDS encoding STT3 domain-containing protein, giving the protein MLHRINWALALALAFSFLFALLPHILEIRQYFKNQDLFFLDGKPFIQNPDGYFFGRLAKEWAEGGWEEMDDLRNFPEDGIKYKYIPLISFIYGSLIKLTGLPLEWVGFWFSPILGSLFVIPLVLFWYFAGNLLLGFGTAIITALSSAYLMRVFVLDIDTDSMNLFFIFSIALFLLLSYKNMEKRRAYLYCSLALLFSFLFYWWYAHTEFFVLSFLGFWLLVWKSGRLFLFSIFGFLVLWVGISYMTGYFLGLDILYRLFLYFGFNLPVVESQTVPEVLRTIGEQSKVTFLRTSTLYFSSEIPFYIALFSFPLFLLRYIKTNLLLLPLFVLFLFAILHGNNRLYLYVSPIIGASFVYGVYLISKLKSYMEKKSLKLFVSYAFPLLMLFIAINWLSLLDRFPGHFISKEVVKDLKKLKELTPEGSKILTWWDYGYAIAYYSKRVVFHDGGSQFSTKTPLIAYGFMNEEKKAYRIFSCVSDPVFNLKAFQQVKEKGLFKALEGIVEYCKKAPHPRIYLLITEDMISKSGAISYLGIGKSFSILKLPRCNPPNCKEYIKNDEGLYIQNFNGSPTEYQAKEIIIIDQKAGIEKVSAFNNAKGTIYLVKKGGETYGFFIPERLKKSSLITLYTIRKDREGFRLVYDNFPYTVLYEITLHKQPQSLQ